The following proteins are encoded in a genomic region of Capra hircus breed San Clemente chromosome 16, ASM170441v1, whole genome shotgun sequence:
- the LOC102180693 gene encoding LOW QUALITY PROTEIN: PRAME family member 9/15 (The sequence of the model RefSeq protein was modified relative to this genomic sequence to represent the inferred CDS: inserted 3 bases in 2 codons; deleted 2 bases in 1 codon) — MSIQTPPRLLDLVGMHLLRDDDLAFSTLESLPTELFPPXFLEAFHGRCVEILKAMVQTWPFGRLPLGALIDLPHVGPLQXLEALDVLLAQKIRSRLRRCKLRVLDLQNIGQSFWSMWSRASSYGCSSSQMAAVAEPRSMTKQHLAPLKIFMDLCLNKKTLDNFLTYFLRWVEQRKSSIHLCC; from the exons ATGAGTATCCAGACCCCACCCAGACTCCTTGACCTGGTGGGAATGCACCTGCTGAGGGATGATGACTTGGCCTTTTCTACTCTGGAGAGTCTGCCCACAGAGCTCTTTCCAC TTTTCCTGGAAGCCTTCCATGGAAGATGTGTTGAGATCCTGAAAGCCATGGTGCAAACCTGGCCTTTTGGCCGCTTGCCTCTGGGGGCCCTGATTGACCTGCCTCATGTGGGGCCCCTACA GCTTGAAGCACTCGATGTCCTGCTTGCCCAGAAGATCCGATCCAGACTCAG GAGGTGCAAACTGCGGGTGCTAGATTTACAAAATATA GGCCAGAGCTTCTGGAGCATGTGGTCTAGAGCCAGCAGTTATGGGTGCTCAAGCTCACAAATGGCAGCAGTGGCTGAGCCCAGGTCAATGACAAAGCAGCACTTGGCTCCACTGAAGATTTTTATGGACCTTTGCCTGAACAAAAAGACCCTGGACAACTTCCTCACCTACTTCCTTCGGTGGGTGGAGCAGAGAAAGTCTTCCATCCACCTGTGTTGTTAA